The following is a genomic window from Thermodesulfobacteriota bacterium.
CCTTCGATCACTGCGAGGTCGGCATCTCCGGTGGTCCGGGAGAAGAGCCTGAGGACATATTCCTTCGAGGTCATCCAGCCATCGAGGTTGTAGCAGGGCCTTCCGGAAGCGAGGCTCAGGTAGGTGGGATCGAGAAAGTCGGGTCCTACCTTGAAGGTCTGGACCCTCAGGCCCCTTCGTCTGAAGGAGGACACCAGGGCCAGGGCGACAGAGGTCTTCCCCGCTCCGCTCTGGAGGCCTGCGATGACGATCCTCGCAACCGATCTCTTCAATATTCGATCCCCCGCTGGGCCCTCCAACCCTCTCGCAAACCGTGTTTGAGGCAAAGCATCTCGGTCACGGTGTCGGCCTCCTCGATCAATCCCGGGGTCGCCCCCCTTCCGGTCAAAACGAGACAGACCTTCTCGTCACCCACTCGGAGGAGTTCGATCACCCGATCCTCCTCCACCAATCCCTTGGCGATGGCGGTGCAGATCTCGTCCAGAACGATCAAATCGTATCGCTTCGACTGCAACGCCTTGAGAACCACTCCCAGAGCATTCTCTGCGGCTTTGCGATGTTCAACAAAGGCTGGATCATCGGCCGGCGGCGTAAAACCGCTTCCCATCTGGAGGACCTCCACTCCTGGAAGGTCTCTAAGGGCTTTTAATTCGCCGACCGATGGGTTCGATTTGATAAACTGGATCACAAGGATCCGAAACCCATGGCCAGAGGCCCTGAGGACGATTCCCAGGGCCGCTGTCGTCTTCCCCTTCCCCTCGCCCGTAAAGATCAGGATGCGCGGCTTTCCGTCCATCCCTTAGCCCTCTTCTTCATTTAAGCCCCATCACCCTGTAGATCTCGTCGATCCTCAAACTCCTACGGACGACCTCTGCAAGCCTCTCCAACGCCGGCTCCAGATCGTAATAGGCACAGATTTTTCCGAGGGGAGGGAGGCCCCGGCGTACGCGCAAACGGTCGATGAACCAGCGTCTGAACCCGTCGGCATCGAAGATCCCGTGGAGGTAGGTCCCCCAGATCTGCCCTTCCCCGATTGCGCCTCCGATCACCTCGCCATCGTCACGCCTTACGAGGGGCGTGAGGAAGCGAAAATCGGTCTCTCCATGGTGGATCTCGTAACCCTGGATTCTCAAGCCCGAGGCGAGGTGTTGCCCTTCGACGCGAAGGAGCGTCTTCTGGGCCGCCATGGTGGTTCGGATGGGGAGGAGACCCATCCCCGGAACGGTTTTCTCGTTCGATTCGACCCCTAAGGGGTCTTCGATCCTCTCGCCCAACATCTGTAACCCGCCGCAGAGACCCACGATCTCCGTTCTTCCCTCCCTCGCCAGGCCGATGATCTTCTCCTCGAGCCCGCTCTTCCGGAGATACCTCAGATCGTTCACCACGCTTTTGCTTCCCGGGAGGATGAGGACATCAGGGTGATCGAGGTCTTTTGGCGATCGAACGATCCGGAGGAAGACATCGGGTTCGATTCGGAAGGGGTCGAAGTCGGTGAAATTGGATATGTGGGGCAGGTCGATCACGGCGATCTCCACGGCTTCGGGCTTAGGAGGCATGTCGAGGCCTCCGCTCTTGAACTCGACCGAGTCTTCTTCGGGCAATTTCAGATCTTGGAGATAGGGGACGATGCCGAAGAAGGGAAGCCCTGTGTGTGCCTGGGTATATTTCATTGCCGGGTCGAGGAGATCCTTCTGGCCCCGGAAACGGTTGATCACGAAACCGGCGATCAGCCGCCGCTCCCACTCTGTTAAGACCTCGAGGGTCCCGATGAAGGAGGCGAAGACCCCACCCCGGTCGATATCTCCCACGAGGATGACCGGTGCTCGGGCATATTCGGCCATCCTCAGGTTGGCGATGTCGTGGTGCTTGAGGTTGACCTCGGCCGGGCTTCCCGCTCCCTCGAGGACGATGACGTCAAACTCTTCAGCCAATGAGTCGTAGGCCTTCTTGGCGGCCTCGAAGGCCTCCGGTTTAAATTCGATGTACCGGGAGACCTCCATATGGCCGACGGGCCTTCCGTTGAGGATGACCTGGGATCCCGTGTCGGAGCTCGGTTTGAGAAGGATCGGGTTCATCCGGACATCCGGATCGATCCGGCAGGCCTGGGCCTGCACCACCTGGGCCCTCCCCATCTCTCCACCGTCGCGCGTCACAAAGGAGTTGAGCGACATGTTCTGGGCCTTGAAGGGCGCGGGTCGGTATCCGTCCTGGAGGAGGATTCGGCACATGGCCGCGGCGAGCACGCTCTTTCCCGCATTGGAACCCGTACCTTGGAACATGACGGCAGGCGTCCTCTTCCGTTTCGAAACAAATACGGAGGGGAAACCCATCTCCTTCTTCAGGGCATCGAGGAGCTTAAGGTTCTCCTCCCTTCTCCTCACCGCTACGCGGAAGAATCGCTCATCCAGTCCTTCGAAGTTGGCGCAGACACGGATGGTGATGCCGGAGGAGAGCAGGGCCCGGAAGAGACGATGGGCATTCATACCTTTTCGATCGATCCGCACCAGAAGGAAATTGGCCCTTCCCGGATAGACCGTCACTCCGGGCAGTGAAAGCAATTCGTCAAAAAGGAATTCCCGTTCCTTACGGACGTACATCCTGGTTTGGCCGATAAAGGCGTCGTCCTTGAGCGCTTTCTCGCCCACGGCCTGGGCAAGGGCGTTGACCGACCAGGGAGGCTGAAGCTTCTTCATCTCATCGATCAAACCCTTTTCTGCGATGGCAAAGCCGAGTCTCAGACCCGGGAGGGCATAAAATTTTGTGAGGGAACGAAGGACGATGACGTTGGGAGGTCTATCTTTGATGAGGCTTTCCACCTCGTCCACAAAGTCAAGGAAGCTTTCGTCCACGATAAAGAAGGTGGAGGGATGCCTCGTTGCCAGGTCTCTTATCGCCTCGGGTGGAAGGACGAATCCGGTGGGGTTGTTAGGCTGTCCTAAAAAGACGATCTCATCTCCGATGAGCTTCGAATCGAGCACGGAGAGATCGAGTTTGAAACCTTCTTCCTCTTCAAGGACGATCTTTTCTATGGGTTTTCCCGTCAAAATCACCGCTTTGGCATAATCCGCGTAGGTCGGAACGGGGATGAGGGCCCTCGAGAAGGGCAAAGCCCGGGGAAGAAGGTAGATGATCTCGGAGGAGCCATTTCCCGCGAGGACCTCTTCCCCTCTCACACCATATCGATCAGCGATGGCGGCCTTGAGGAGGCTGCATTCCGGATCGGGATAGTGGACGATCGAACTCAACCGAGAACTGATCAGGGGACGAAACCATTCCGGAGGCCCCAAGGGGTTGATGTTGGCCGAAAAGTCGAGAATATCCTTTTCGGACCGACCCGAGAGCCTGCCTAGCTCCCTCAAATTTCCTCCGTGTTCATGGTCCGCCATCCCAGCCGATCTTGCTCCCTGGTTGAGGATACATGTTTAAAAGTTAAAAGAGAGGCCTCCGAAGAAATTTCGCTCCGGAGATGGATAATAGAATGGGAGG
Proteins encoded in this region:
- a CDS encoding cobyric acid synthase — its product is MADHEHGGNLRELGRLSGRSEKDILDFSANINPLGPPEWFRPLISSRLSSIVHYPDPECSLLKAAIADRYGVRGEEVLAGNGSSEIIYLLPRALPFSRALIPVPTYADYAKAVILTGKPIEKIVLEEEEGFKLDLSVLDSKLIGDEIVFLGQPNNPTGFVLPPEAIRDLATRHPSTFFIVDESFLDFVDEVESLIKDRPPNVIVLRSLTKFYALPGLRLGFAIAEKGLIDEMKKLQPPWSVNALAQAVGEKALKDDAFIGQTRMYVRKEREFLFDELLSLPGVTVYPGRANFLLVRIDRKGMNAHRLFRALLSSGITIRVCANFEGLDERFFRVAVRRREENLKLLDALKKEMGFPSVFVSKRKRTPAVMFQGTGSNAGKSVLAAAMCRILLQDGYRPAPFKAQNMSLNSFVTRDGGEMGRAQVVQAQACRIDPDVRMNPILLKPSSDTGSQVILNGRPVGHMEVSRYIEFKPEAFEAAKKAYDSLAEEFDVIVLEGAGSPAEVNLKHHDIANLRMAEYARAPVILVGDIDRGGVFASFIGTLEVLTEWERRLIAGFVINRFRGQKDLLDPAMKYTQAHTGLPFFGIVPYLQDLKLPEEDSVEFKSGGLDMPPKPEAVEIAVIDLPHISNFTDFDPFRIEPDVFLRIVRSPKDLDHPDVLILPGSKSVVNDLRYLRKSGLEEKIIGLAREGRTEIVGLCGGLQMLGERIEDPLGVESNEKTVPGMGLLPIRTTMAAQKTLLRVEGQHLASGLRIQGYEIHHGETDFRFLTPLVRRDDGEVIGGAIGEGQIWGTYLHGIFDADGFRRWFIDRLRVRRGLPPLGKICAYYDLEPALERLAEVVRRSLRIDEIYRVMGLK
- a CDS encoding cob(I)yrinic acid a,c-diamide adenosyltransferase, translating into MDGKPRILIFTGEGKGKTTAALGIVLRASGHGFRILVIQFIKSNPSVGELKALRDLPGVEVLQMGSGFTPPADDPAFVEHRKAAENALGVVLKALQSKRYDLIVLDEICTAIAKGLVEEDRVIELLRVGDEKVCLVLTGRGATPGLIEEADTVTEMLCLKHGLREGWRAQRGIEY